A stretch of DNA from Cannabis sativa cultivar Pink pepper isolate KNU-18-1 chromosome X, ASM2916894v1, whole genome shotgun sequence:
GGTCAACACGGAAGGAGAACAAAGATTGGTCATACTCATCAAAGTGGACTGAATTTTGAAGCTTCATTATATGTGTcaagttttatttaattttatgtgtCAAGTTCTTTTGTGTGGAAGTTACAAGAGTGGAGTCAAAAGGTCTTCATTATGGAGCTTTCATTATGAAGACCAAGAGTCTTATTTAGTATGCTTTTATTGGAAAGACCAAAGGTCTTAGGTGTGTTAATGTTGAAGTCCAAAGGTCTTGTAGGTGTCATTTTCGTCCTATAAAAGGGACTACCTTTCCATTGTAAAAACCAGATTATCATATATGCAAATTGTGAGTTTTATCTTCTAGAGTTCTTGAAGAAACTTGTGAACTTATCAAGGAGGTATCCTTGTGGCGTTCAACATGACTTATCAAACGGATTTCCATCCCCGTTTGTGGCGTCTTCCTTATACCAAGGTTCGTGCTTCGCTAAGCATTGGGTCGAGGTTCCATTCCAACATCGTTTGTTCTTGGTGGCTGTTCCATATTTGGTGTCGGGTTTCATCACGAGTTGGTGTGGTTCGtatcagttggtatcagagccaggttCATCTGGTTTGGCTTatcctttttattcttttagtgtctcaatatttcaaaaaaaaactctattcgtgttctttatttttttttgttgttagtcTTGTTCTTGTTCTCTTTCTTAAAATCCGTAACCATTGTTGTTAATTTCTTTGTCACACTCGTTTCCTTGTTCAAtcttttccttattttttttttcttgtcctTGTGAAGTTCCTTGAAATTCGAATCTGTTTGATATTGCTAAGTCCTAATCTGTCTTCATTTCAACTCATTTGTTTTCCCTTGTTCCCATTGTTTACTCTAGTGTCAAAGAGTTTTGGAAGCATTGTTATTGAAGGGTTTTGGTATTAATTCGTACTTGAATTCAGGTTGGCTTTTGGtattcaaaaaacaaaaaaaaaatcaaaggaaagGTAAAGGAAAAAGGAAGGAAGAGGAAAGGGTTccaagagcaaaaaaaaaaaagagtctgGAAACccatcttaaattttttttgttatattcttgTTCCTTATAGTCTAAAGGCCCTTTTGCCTAAACCCCACTCTAGTGTTccaaaatcaccaaaaaaaaatcaccactTTTCGCCACCTTTTCATCGGTTTTCGTTTGCTTTATTGGGTAGAATTGACTGCTTGAACCTCCATTTCACTAGTTTTCAAAGAGCTTAAAGAAGATAAAGAGTGGAAAAAGGCAGAGGTGTGAGCTTATTTGAGGGTAAAAGCCATCCTTGAGTGAAACACGAGTGACTTTGAGTGACCACTTTTCTTTGAGTGGAACACGTGAGGGAGTGTAGTGAGGTCCTTTCTATACTTGTCTAACTTTATTGTTTTGCAGAATTTTTAATCATGTCACAAAACACGGGTGATAACAATCCACAACCTACAGTTCCAAATCTACAACTTCAAGCCATTATGGGGGAGATGAGGAGATTGTTGAGGGAGGAGTGTGAGCAAATACATGAGCGGTTGGATAGGGTGGAAGAAGGAGCACAACGGAGACCAAGGGGGAGAAGAGTACACCAAAGGGGGAATGAAAATGAAGGAGATTTCGAAGGAGTAGTTTCTGATGAAGAGGTTGATAAGATGTCGACGGGTACCAATAGGAGGTATGGTGGAAATAGAGAAGATAGGAACCAAGTAGACAATTATTTGGGGAATATAAAGATGAGAATCCCAGCCTTTCAAGGGAAGAGTGATCCTGAAACATACCTAGAGTGGGAGAAGAAAATGGAGTTAGTCTTTGATTATCACAACTATTCAGACATGAAGAAGGTAAAACTTGCTGCCATTGAGTTTACTGATTATGCTATTGTTTGGTGGGATCAGTTGTGCACTAACAGGAGACGGAGTGGAGATCGCCCTATTGAAACATGGGAGGCAATGAAGAGGGTAATGAGGCGACGGTTTGTACCACCTCATTATTATCGTGATCTCTATCTTAAGTTGCAAGGCCTTCGTCAAGGCTACAAAAGTGTTGATGAGTATTACAAGGAGATGGAGATGGCTATGATTAGAGCCAATGTTGAAGAGGATCGGGAGGCAACAATGGCGAGGTTTTTAAATGGGTTGAACCGAGAGATTGCTGACCCAATCGAGCTACACCATTATGTGGAGTTAGAAGATTTGGTTCACATGGCAATCAAAGTTGAGAGACAGCTCAAGAAGGGTAGTTCAAGTTCGAGATCAAGGCCGAGCACACACAAGCCAAGTACAACACCTTGGAGGTCGAACTATCCAAAGAAGGATGACCAACCTAGTTCATCATCTACACCAAAACCATCCACTACAGCCACGCCACCTCAAGGTAAAACAACTCAAACTAAGTCTCATTCTAGTGAGATAAGGTGTTTCAAATGCCAGGGGCGGGGACATATAGCCAGCCAGTGTCCAAACCAAAGAGTTATGGTGATTCGGGAAAGTGGAGAAATAGATTCTCAAGATGAAGATGATCTTGCTGACATGCCACCATTGGAAGATGCTTCTGACAATGAATATGGCAATAAAGATTccaagatttatcagacacagggttttactgatatgataatctacaacagagttaacttgcatttggtataatgctatgttctttccagagcattggttaaagtaaagctcaggttgggtgcatggagtatgcatcggaagggaccgatattgaactttgaactaGATTTaatcaaacttaccgtaatatctattcaagtcaatatcgcctagttgaccCTAGATCGAATGATCTAAaccctgatatgattaggctcaatctcaagaattTTATTCGCGTTCTTTgatttagttaagcctacttttgggtcagggtgatacgtacattttgggaacacggtagtgcaattgagtgggagcgctaacataaatatggaatctatagcttctatctggctaatagaaagtaaaggatgatttccttcgagcttgatgatGAGGACATCAAGAACCAAGTATCAAGTCCAATTCCAGTGGGTCCAGTGACTAGGGCACGAGCTAAGAGATTCAAGGAAGAGCTTAACAACCTAGTACACAAAGTCTTAAATCAAGAAGAGACCGTGGTCAACACGGAAAGAGAACAAAGATTGGTCATACTCATCAAAGGGGACTGAATTTTGAAGCTTCATTATATGTGTcacgttttatttaattttatgtgtCAAGTTCTTTTGTGTGGAAGTTACAAGAGTGGAGTCAAAAGGTCTTCATTATGGAGCTTTCATTATAAAGACCAAGAGTCTTATTTAGTATGCTTTTATTGGAAAGACCAAAGGTCTTAGGTGTGTTAATGTTGAAGTCCAAAGGTCTTGTAGGTGTCATTTTCGTCCTATAAAAGGGACTATCTTTCCATTGTAAAAACCAGATTATCATATATGCAAATTGTGAGTTTTATCTTCTAGAGTTCTTGAAGAGACTTGTGAACTTATCAAGGAGGTATCCTTGTGGCGTTCAACTTGACTTATCAAACGGATTTCCATCCTCGTTTGTGGCGTCTTCCTTATACCAAGGTTCGTGCTTCGCTAAGCATTGGGTCGAGGTTCCATTCATACATCGTTTGTTCTTGGTGGCTGTTCCATATTTGGTGTCGGGTTTCATCACGAGTTGGTGTGGTTCGTATcacttgaccaaacgaaaataaatggtggagtactcatttcacatagctgaaatatcatttatacggggttaagtgttttaaggataaaatacattgtagggtgttacggtaatctaatccctttacagtgtagatcattcatatagaggatcattgatcaaattagaattataacaatggataactaacgaagaattaataagtcagtgaatttaggttataaattcttgatctgcttattggaagctcggttatatagactcatggtccccccactaattgagacaatattacttgtaagactcatttaattggttttgattaatcaattataattcttaaatactatgtctatttgtgaatttttcactaagtaagggcgaaattgtaaagaaagagtttttagggcatatttgttaattaagatactttgtatggttcaattaataaatatgataaatgacgatattatttaataattatttatagttattaaatagttacaattggcatttaaatggttgaatttgaaaattggcgtttttgagaaaatgagatgcaaaaatgataaaactgcaaaatttgcaaaagtgaggcccaaatccatatagccttggtcggccactttaatagggtttatcatgtgatattttcattattttaatgccaaataattcaaacctaaccctatgtggcatgctataaatagatagtgaaggcttcaggaaatatacACTTTCACATCTTTTTTCCTTCAgggaaaacctgagccttctctctctaaacctagccgccaccttcaccctcttcttcttccttgaataatttcgaacctcttagtgatagagtagtgcccacacacaacaagtgatacctcaatcatagtgaggaagatcgtgaagaaagacattcaacaagaaggagattcaacactaaagaaaggagagaaagagatccaggttcagatcttgataatactctgcgacagaaaggatacaagggttagagatctgaacggaaggagacatattattccgctgcacccaatgtaaggtttctcatactttatatgtgtttaatttataatcgttttagaagttcatatttagggtgttaatcaacatacttgtgagtagatctaagatcctggtaaaataatttccaacagagtttgccctctcgttacaatgcgtataaacagaaagatcgtgggatcaatgctgaatgcaaggatcgtgggattgaggctgaatacactgatagcgggatcgtgtgtatgccatatccacgtaaattgatccttgagttatagggattgtgctgatgactcacgatgtgaaagttgaattcgctaagtgtttggCCATTCTGTGCGGATTACTGAATACTTTGATCTGGGCATGCCagtgaggcatcctgctcggactGTGCTTTCCGAACAGATGTTCCAAGTAGACTCCACGTGCCAGCATTCATGTGATGCCACATTAGAGTgcgaaaattgggataacacccTTATCCACATCTCCCCTCCCCCAAAGGAGTGATTcgtaatatatgtatgtatggtaATGAAATGTTTTGTTTTTGCTGTCTTTTTTggctttgtttctttttttgggatatttttttattgaccAAACAAGATTGAGTGAATAAAATGGACAAGGCACATGCCTtagctgattttttttttcgatgaAAATGATAGTTAATTTGAAATTGAAACTCTGAGTTTCTTTCTTCTCtaacaatttaattttgaagttcttgtattctttctctctttctcttctgaGTTTGGTGAAGAGAGAGAAGTGTTGAGTGTAGTAAGAATTGTTTTATGAGAGAAAGTTTGAGGCTTTATATATGAGTGAGAGAGGAATATAAATCCTGGGAAGAAGCTTCATGTTAAGGAATAAAAAAGCAATATGTGAGTAAGGTGGTCATAATTACTTGAGCATTCAAATATGACTCATTCCTCACCCttttctaattatatttttataattgtatAGTCATTAGTCACAATGGGTGTGGGTGAGATATTTTATCACTTGAGTATCACGTGCAGAGGTTTGGTGATTGATTGGATCAAAGAACAGTTGATCACATTCACATTTACATGTCCAAGTACATACCACCATACGCATGTATATAGAATTAGTCAATTTAGCTTTTATTCTTTAGAAATATACATACAtctttcttgtattttttcctttttttttttttaaatgaatgtTGTTTTGTTCCATTTTTATTGATCTAAAAGTACACATAAATATTCGTGGCACTTTACTTTCTCATATcactatatgtatataaacCTTACAAATAGATCGATTAGTGAGCTGATTAAACTAACATTAATGTTTATTATGTGTAGGGAACCCTTAATACAATTTTGATCCATGTCGATACTCAAAATATTGCATACCTCAACTTGACAAATAATCTTATTTCGAATGATATTATGAATACTTTTAATGTGATAATTaatgttttgttttttaatctTTCTTCTACAGTTTATGTCAGAGGCTCCCTACAGTATCAAGGAGATCAATACAGTACGGGATGAGTGGGCCGAATTTGAGAAGCCTTTGATTATTGATTAAGTACAAGGTTACTACTTCTTATTATAGTATATTTTATGATTGTTGCTATTAACTTTTGCGTTATATATTTAGTTTATAGTTAGTTTTTACGATAcatggaatatatatttaaggaTCGTTTCTTTTAACAATTTTGGTATTATGTAATTAGTTAATAGAATCAATTActaattttatataagttttatcaacgttattttaattttttttgtatcatGTATTTTCTATTACATAAAATCgttctaaaatttaaaaatgcaTGTAGGGAAAAATGCATGAAAATTTGCAAATTTTCCTTACATACATTTATGCTTCATTTTATAACTGACGCaataagttaaaaataaatgtatttcaGCAATTTATGTCATTTTAAAACCGACGCTATAAATTTTTAGTGACAGTTTTAAAATGCCACAAACGATTTTGCGTCATTTTTTATTTGACGAGGAAGATGAAAAAGAAGAGTGTATATTTTGCGTCGGTTTTTAAATGACGATAATTGTTTTTTGCTTCATTTAAAAAATGACACTAATGAAAAACTATTTGCAAATTCTTTAAATGACACTTAAAAATCGACGAGAATTgtactttttgtagtagtggagACCGGGGTTGGGTGTTGGGTCCCCATCCCAGTCCCGGGTCCCGATTCTGGTTTTAATACCGGGTTTGGGTTCCCAATCTAGGTCTGGGACCTGGGTCCAAGTCTGAGTCTTCGATCTCGGTTCAGGTCCTGCGTCTGGGTCTTGGTCGAAGTTCATGTCTGGTTTTTGTTCGTGTCCTGAGTCATAATCTGAGTTTTGATTTGGGTCCACGTCCTGGTCCAGGTCTGACTCTAGGTCCTAGTCCCCTGGTCTTATTCCCATGTCCCAATCCGCTTTCGGTTCCACTTCTAGTTTCAAGTCACGGGgtacgggtctaggtttgggtctaggtttaggtttgagtgcgggtctgggtttgagttcgggtatggatcccaaatccaaacataGACTACGGGTCacgtccaagccctgggtccagatcaggATCCCAGTCTTGGGTCCTACTCTAGTTCCACTTCTTGTCCCAGGTCCTGGTCCGGGTCCCAGTTCAGGGTCAAGTTTCGGGGTCAAGTCCTGGGTCTCGGTGCTAGTTCTCAAGCCCAAGTCCCTGGTCCAAGTCCCCCATCCAGGTCCGGGAGCTACtccgagttcgggttcgggttttcgATCCTGGTCCAGGTCCAAATCTGGGTTCTAGTCACAGGTTCAAGTCCagatccaggtccgggtctgagTCTCGGGTTccgatctgggtttgggttccgAGACCCGGGTCCTAGGTTCCAGTCTGGGTCCATGTTTTGATTTGGGTCCTACTACCAGTTCCGATTTCGATTCCgtttctgggttcgagtttgggtccgggtctgggtcgagGTCAGAGTGCTGGTCAGGGTCCAAGTCCTGATCCTTGTCagggtcttggtttgggtttggCCCTTGTTTTTGGGTCTGGTTTTGGCttcaggtccaggtctcggtttgggtccaggtcccggtcttggtttaggtcccacGACAcaggtcccagtctgggtccaagtctcggtatgggttctggtctgagtttggatttaggtttgggtcctgttacAGTCCCATGTCCGAGTTCTAGTCCCAGTCCTGGTCCGATCACGGTCTGGGtatgggttcgagtccaggttcgtatctagATCCATGTcaaggtccgagtctgggtctaaGATCGGGTCCTAGGTTCAGGTCTGACCCGATCCCGGACCCGGAACCAGACCAAAATCGGACCAAGACTGGGACTAGAACCCGGACATGGGATGTagcaggacccaaacctaaacccaaactcagactagaacccataccgagacttggacctagaccgggacctgtGTCCTGGGACATAAAGCAAGATTggtcctggacccagacccgaagCCAAAACCAGACCCAAAAACCGAGGCCGAACCCAGGACCCAAGAACCATACTCGGACCTTGGACCcaaaacctggacccagactgggactgggacccaaactcggacccgaacccaaatcggGACCAAGACTCagaccgaacccgaacctgaaccggAACACGAACTttgacctagaccgggacctatGATCCAAATATAGATGGGGGACCCAGAGTTGGGAATCAGGCCCacgaactaggaccagaacttgGGCCTCAGATCTTGGATCGGGATCCGGGACTCGACCTTAGACCAAAACCTAGACTTAGGACCCACCTAAGGACTTGGGATTCgggactcgatgcttggacctgacccgtcgtcggtgtctggatctaggacttagaccagaacccaaacccaaactcgaactcaaactatGACCCGGACACATACAAAAGACCCAGGCCCACACACGGGAACCAAAATCGAAACTTGAATTGGAACCAGCCGGGATCTTGGAACGGTAccgggacctaaacccaaactcgaactcgaaACCAGACCCAGCCTCGGACCCT
This window harbors:
- the LOC133032116 gene encoding uncharacterized protein LOC133032116 — translated: MSQNTGDNNPQPTVPNLQLQAIMGEMRRLLREECEQIHERLDRVEEGAQRRPRGRRVHQRGNENEGDFEGVVSDEEVDKMSTGTNRRYGGNREDRNQVDNYLGNIKMRIPAFQGKSDPETYLEWEKKMELVFDYHNYSDMKKVKLAAIEFTDYAIVWWDQLCTNRRRSGDRPIETWEAMKRVMRRRFVPPHYYRDLYLKLQGLRQGYKSVDEYYKEMEMAMIRANVEEDREATMARFLNGLNREIADPIELHHYVELEDLVHMAIKVERQLKKGSSSSRSRPSTHKPSTTPWRSNYPKKDDQPSSSSTPKPSTTATPPQGKTTQTKSHSSEIRCFKCQGRGHIASQCPNQRVMVIRESGEIDSQDEDDLADMPPLEDASDNEYGNKDSKIYQTQVRHPARTVLSEQMFQVDSTCQHSCDATLECENWDNTLIHISPPPKE